A genomic region of Bernardetia sp. ABR2-2B contains the following coding sequences:
- a CDS encoding TetR/AcrR family transcriptional regulator, with product MKTLLSKIQIKINERVYLKDPESSELGRKIVRQSILLIDSIGLEHFTFKKLAKEIGSTEASVYRYFENKHKLLIYLVSWYWNWMEYQLVFQTSNLESAEKALEKAISTLAKPIEVDNQYDNIDATALHRIVVSESAKAYLTKEVDSDNKEGYFASYKRLTHRVADMVLKLNPKYKFPNALVSIIMESSHQQSYFAKHLPSLTEVRGDDDEKSLIDFLTDLVFNALKVERKK from the coding sequence TTGAAAACTCTACTCTCAAAAATACAGATAAAGATAAATGAACGAGTTTATCTTAAAGACCCTGAAAGCTCTGAACTCGGACGCAAAATTGTGCGCCAAAGTATTTTACTTATTGATTCAATAGGACTAGAACACTTTACTTTCAAAAAACTAGCAAAAGAAATTGGCTCAACAGAAGCATCTGTTTATCGTTATTTTGAAAATAAACATAAACTACTCATTTACTTAGTTTCTTGGTATTGGAATTGGATGGAATATCAACTTGTTTTTCAAACGAGTAATTTAGAATCTGCTGAAAAAGCTCTTGAAAAGGCTATTTCTACACTCGCAAAACCTATTGAAGTAGATAATCAGTATGACAATATTGATGCAACAGCTTTACACAGAATTGTAGTTTCAGAATCTGCAAAGGCTTACTTGACAAAAGAGGTAGATAGTGATAATAAGGAAGGCTATTTTGCAAGTTATAAAAGACTTACACACAGAGTGGCTGATATGGTTTTGAAGCTTAACCCAAAATATAAGTTTCCTAATGCGCTCGTTTCTATTATTATGGAAAGTTCACATCAACAGAGTTATTTTGCCAAACATTTGCCTTCACTTACAGAAGTACGAGGAGATGACGACGAAAAAAGTTTGATAGATTTTTTGACTGATTTAGTTTTTAATGCTCTAAAAGTAGAGAGGAAGAAGTAA
- a CDS encoding two-component regulator propeller domain-containing protein produces the protein MNFLSSKTLLFFSSCVCVFLFYFSFSHAQTPHFRTYTIQEGLPQSSVYSLLLDNQSKLWIGTQGGVASFDGQNFTTYTQKEGLGDNHVTTVYQDNDNQIWVGHRYTGISLKKGNQFVNFAADTIKIVNSILRTEEDKLWVATNTGLFLLNASSGELISHHFQNNFINQIFIENDKVFIVGTNGLHTLNTTSSTPTLDSLLSPLNLNSQAAGFSDVKFINKNTLWVATGNELFKISLESAQNATILEKYTVNETPVLNGINSLKLANDNSLWVATATGAVHIKDKKIETFTTQNGLAGGQVPTIEQDHEGQIWIGTFYGKGLSLFLGRYFERLNQAEDEIVLATTTDNQGGVWTGTLKGVFRYTFINETQSNISNIEQIKPFSATPNATVASLYTDSRGLVWIGAKGKLASYDPQKKQILDYSKLINTGAMIVSINEDKESNIWISAFEQKCIRLTMEGQKAISKDDFTTNEGLVSNVIWKLYKDKKGDLWFGSNDNGLSRYDGTDFYSLTENEGLPNNRPAAITEDTDGNLWFASIGGGIFKYDGKDFKVYTTKEGITSDNPYLIIGDGVGNIWIGTNDGVNKINPKTDEIKKYSFKEGFIGMETNQNSVHKDKNGNLWFGTINGLMKCNPTLLEKNNTPPPIFLENTQLFLRDTIQISNQELPYDKNYLTFNFIGVSYKNPTGLRYQFRLKGFDAEWSPPTSANVATYTSLPHGKYEFEARAINADGVLSQELATTSFVISPAFWNRLWFQVLAGIVVCLFVWGGHNLRMRKIKNDKLHLEKIVEIRTEEINAQKEEIEATNGSLVERNAEIMQQKEEILAQRDDISLQAEQLSTIYLEADKQNKKISQSIRYAQRIQQAMLPSKKLLSKLLPNHFVYYQPKDIVSGDAYWVGKTEGKTLIAAIDCTGHGVPGAIMAMAANSALIQIVEAERKWQPNEVLSRLHTLICQNLSQSENNIKDGMDIILCAFDDKNENQEIYFAGAKRPLIYVQNGKVGSIKGNRHSIGGREENIEFTLHTMPLTSDTTFYLTSDGYQDQFGGKENKKLGRHNFYEMIKEVASQPLDKQQEYFTDFMEKWKEEGNEDQIDDQLILGFKWS, from the coding sequence ATGAATTTTCTTTCATCAAAAACACTGCTGTTTTTTAGTAGTTGTGTTTGTGTTTTCTTGTTTTACTTTTCTTTTTCACACGCTCAAACACCTCATTTTCGCACTTATACGATACAAGAAGGTTTGCCACAAAGCTCTGTTTATTCTCTTCTTTTGGATAATCAATCCAAGCTTTGGATAGGAACACAAGGAGGAGTAGCCTCTTTTGATGGACAAAATTTCACTACTTATACACAAAAAGAAGGGCTAGGAGATAATCACGTAACTACGGTTTATCAAGACAATGATAATCAGATTTGGGTTGGACATCGCTATACAGGAATTTCTCTCAAAAAAGGAAATCAATTTGTAAATTTTGCAGCCGATACGATAAAAATTGTAAACTCAATCTTACGAACAGAAGAAGACAAACTTTGGGTAGCAACCAATACAGGACTTTTTTTGCTTAATGCTTCTTCTGGAGAGTTAATTTCTCATCATTTTCAAAATAATTTTATTAATCAGATTTTTATAGAAAATGATAAAGTATTTATTGTAGGTACAAATGGGCTACACACATTAAATACTACCAGCTCAACTCCAACACTTGATTCACTTCTTTCTCCTTTAAATCTTAACTCACAAGCAGCAGGGTTTTCAGATGTCAAGTTTATAAATAAAAATACACTTTGGGTAGCTACAGGAAATGAGCTATTCAAGATTTCATTAGAATCAGCTCAAAATGCAACAATACTAGAAAAATATACTGTCAATGAAACTCCTGTTTTAAATGGCATTAATTCCTTGAAATTAGCCAATGACAATAGTCTTTGGGTAGCAACTGCAACGGGTGCTGTTCATATAAAAGACAAAAAAATAGAAACTTTTACTACTCAAAATGGACTCGCAGGAGGTCAAGTACCTACTATCGAACAAGACCATGAAGGACAGATTTGGATAGGGACATTTTATGGAAAAGGACTTTCATTATTTTTAGGGCGTTATTTCGAACGCCTCAATCAAGCCGAAGACGAAATTGTACTGGCTACCACTACGGATAATCAAGGAGGAGTTTGGACAGGAACTCTCAAGGGTGTTTTTCGATATACTTTTATAAATGAAACGCAAAGTAATATTTCAAATATAGAGCAAATAAAACCTTTTTCAGCTACCCCAAATGCAACAGTTGCCTCACTTTATACAGATTCAAGAGGTTTAGTTTGGATAGGTGCAAAAGGAAAATTAGCGAGTTATGACCCTCAAAAAAAACAAATTTTGGACTATTCGAAATTGATAAATACAGGTGCAATGATAGTTTCGATTAATGAAGACAAAGAAAGTAATATTTGGATTTCAGCTTTTGAACAAAAATGTATTCGCTTAACTATGGAAGGACAAAAAGCTATTTCTAAAGATGATTTTACGACTAATGAAGGACTTGTCAGTAATGTAATTTGGAAATTATATAAAGATAAAAAAGGAGATTTGTGGTTTGGAAGCAACGATAATGGACTTTCTCGTTATGATGGCACTGATTTTTATTCTCTTACAGAAAATGAAGGCTTACCTAATAATCGCCCTGCTGCCATTACTGAAGATACAGACGGAAACTTATGGTTTGCAAGTATTGGAGGAGGAATTTTTAAGTACGATGGAAAAGATTTTAAAGTTTACACAACGAAAGAGGGTATTACTTCAGACAATCCTTATTTAATTATTGGAGATGGTGTGGGTAATATTTGGATAGGAACAAACGATGGTGTGAATAAAATTAATCCAAAGACAGATGAAATAAAAAAGTATAGCTTCAAAGAAGGTTTTATAGGAATGGAAACCAATCAAAACTCTGTTCATAAAGATAAAAACGGTAATCTTTGGTTCGGTACAATCAATGGACTCATGAAATGTAACCCTACTTTACTTGAAAAAAACAACACTCCTCCACCTATTTTTTTAGAAAATACACAATTATTTTTGAGAGATACTATTCAAATCAGTAATCAAGAATTACCTTATGATAAAAATTATTTGACTTTTAATTTTATAGGAGTTAGTTACAAAAACCCGACAGGTTTGCGTTATCAATTTCGTTTGAAAGGCTTTGATGCAGAATGGTCGCCTCCAACAAGTGCAAATGTAGCTACTTATACAAGTTTGCCTCATGGGAAGTATGAGTTTGAAGCTCGTGCAATTAATGCTGATGGAGTGCTTTCTCAAGAACTTGCAACTACATCATTTGTAATTAGCCCTGCTTTTTGGAATCGCCTTTGGTTTCAAGTTTTGGCTGGTATTGTTGTTTGTCTGTTTGTTTGGGGAGGGCATAATTTACGTATGCGAAAAATAAAAAATGACAAACTGCATTTAGAAAAAATAGTAGAAATACGTACAGAAGAAATAAATGCTCAAAAAGAAGAAATTGAAGCGACAAATGGCTCTTTAGTAGAAAGGAATGCTGAGATAATGCAACAAAAAGAAGAGATTTTGGCACAGCGAGATGATATTAGTTTACAAGCCGAACAACTTTCAACCATTTATTTAGAGGCCGATAAACAGAATAAAAAAATTAGTCAGAGTATAAGATATGCACAGCGTATCCAACAAGCTATGCTACCTTCAAAAAAGCTTTTATCCAAACTTCTACCTAATCATTTTGTTTATTATCAACCCAAAGATATAGTAAGTGGAGATGCATATTGGGTCGGTAAAACAGAAGGAAAAACACTTATTGCTGCTATCGATTGTACAGGGCATGGCGTACCAGGTGCAATTATGGCAATGGCTGCTAACTCTGCACTTATTCAAATCGTAGAAGCTGAAAGAAAGTGGCAGCCAAATGAAGTTTTGAGCCGATTGCATACACTTATTTGTCAGAACTTATCACAGTCGGAAAATAATATTAAAGATGGAATGGATATTATTTTGTGTGCTTTTGATGATAAAAATGAAAACCAAGAAATATATTTTGCAGGTGCAAAACGTCCTTTGATTTATGTTCAGAATGGAAAAGTTGGCTCTATAAAAGGCAACCGTCATTCTATTGGAGGTAGAGAAGAAAATATAGAATTTACATTGCATACTATGCCTTTGACTTCTGATACTACGTTTTATCTTACTTCTGATGGTTATCAAGACCAATTTGGAGGAAAAGAAAATAAAAAGTTAGGAAGACACAATTTTTATGAAATGATTAAAGAAGTTGCTTCTCAACCTTTAGACAAACAGCAAGAATACTTTACTGATTTTATGGAAAAATGGAAAGAAGAAGGAAATGAAGACCAAATTGATGACCAACTTATTTTAGGTTTTAAGTGGAGTTGA
- a CDS encoding glycine--tRNA ligase: MESTKKQNKKKKGNSKNPENEIFQKIISHCKEYGFVFQSSEIYDGLQAVYDYGQNGSALRNNLQQAWWLAMTRLNDNIVGIDAAIFMHPTTWQASGHIEGFNDPMIDNKDSQKRYRADQLIENRAEQYEKEGDKEKGQALVDKMNDFLKKEDLEGVHNLIVEENIVCEISGTANWTEVRQFNLMFSTQIGSVDTESNEVYLRPETAQGIFVNYLNVQKTSRLAPPFGIAQVGKAFRNEIVARQFIMRMREFTQMEMQFFIKPGTQKEWFDKWKENRHQWHLAIGTPAEKLRFHVHDKLAHYADAAEDIEFNYPIGWKEMEGIHSRTDFDLKQHEEFSKKKLRFHDAQAKENYVPYVIETSIGLDRLFLSVMSNAYQEIESTNEKGNVEKRIFLSFPAPLAPTKVAVFPLTKKDGLPDKAKEILKELSLDLETFYEESASIGKRYARQDVVGTPFCVTVDHDTLEDNTVTLRYRDTMEQIRIPISELKAKLLYECSMSRILEKLV, encoded by the coding sequence ATGGAAAGCACAAAAAAGCAAAACAAGAAAAAAAAGGGAAACTCAAAAAATCCTGAAAATGAAATTTTTCAAAAAATAATATCACATTGTAAAGAATATGGCTTTGTATTTCAATCATCTGAAATCTATGATGGTTTACAAGCTGTTTATGATTACGGACAAAATGGCTCTGCCCTTCGCAACAATTTACAACAAGCTTGGTGGCTTGCCATGACACGTCTAAACGATAATATTGTTGGGATTGATGCAGCTATTTTTATGCACCCAACAACGTGGCAAGCATCAGGACATATTGAGGGTTTTAATGACCCAATGATTGATAACAAAGATTCTCAGAAGCGTTATCGTGCCGACCAACTTATCGAAAACAGAGCAGAGCAGTACGAAAAAGAAGGCGATAAGGAAAAAGGACAAGCCTTAGTAGATAAAATGAATGACTTTTTGAAGAAAGAAGATTTAGAAGGTGTTCATAATTTGATTGTTGAAGAAAATATTGTTTGTGAGATTTCTGGCACTGCTAATTGGACAGAAGTAAGACAATTTAACTTAATGTTTTCTACTCAAATTGGTTCTGTTGATACAGAATCTAATGAGGTTTATTTACGCCCAGAAACAGCACAAGGTATTTTTGTAAATTATCTAAATGTCCAAAAAACAAGCCGTCTTGCACCTCCTTTTGGTATTGCACAGGTAGGTAAAGCCTTTAGAAATGAAATCGTAGCTCGTCAGTTTATTATGCGTATGCGTGAGTTTACACAAATGGAAATGCAATTTTTTATCAAACCAGGGACACAGAAAGAGTGGTTTGATAAATGGAAGGAAAATCGTCATCAATGGCATTTGGCTATCGGAACACCAGCCGAAAAACTTCGTTTTCACGTTCATGACAAATTAGCTCACTACGCTGATGCAGCCGAAGATATAGAATTTAATTATCCAATTGGCTGGAAAGAAATGGAAGGTATTCATTCTCGTACAGACTTTGACTTGAAGCAACACGAAGAGTTTTCTAAGAAAAAATTACGTTTCCACGATGCACAAGCAAAGGAAAATTATGTTCCTTATGTAATTGAAACTTCTATCGGTCTTGACCGTCTTTTTCTTTCTGTGATGAGCAATGCCTATCAAGAAATTGAATCTACAAATGAAAAAGGAAATGTAGAAAAACGTATTTTCCTTTCTTTTCCTGCCCCACTTGCACCTACAAAAGTAGCTGTTTTTCCTCTTACCAAAAAAGATGGATTACCAGACAAAGCAAAAGAAATCTTGAAGGAACTTAGCTTGGATTTAGAAACATTTTATGAAGAAAGTGCTTCTATTGGAAAGCGTTATGCTCGTCAGGATGTTGTCGGAACGCCATTTTGTGTTACCGTCGACCATGATACTTTAGAAGATAATACCGTTACACTTCGTTATCGTGATACAATGGAGCAAATCCGTATTCCAATTTCAGAACTAAAAGCAAAACTACTTTATGAATGTTCTATGAGTAGAATTTTGGAGAAATTGGTTTAA